In a genomic window of Streptomyces roseoviridis:
- a CDS encoding sensor histidine kinase, with protein MASLRPPAAVRAPFEGRTWREFGYVLTGLPLSVLSFSLAVTLVSAGAGLLVTFLGIPVLAGALTVCRGFGAVERARARGLLGLDVRAPEPARGRTGGALSWMGATLKSGVSWRHLLYAFVHFPWAVFSFPVTLALWAWGWGLFTYPLWQWVFPMYAGQDGLQVYGDETHALYLDSPFEIAVTSLVGLVFVLVWPWVTRGLVAVDRLMVSGLLGPSRLADRVTELESDRGVVVDTAAADLRRIERDLHDGAQARLVALAMDLGLAKERLARDPLAAAAMVDEAHGEVKLALQELRDLARGIHPAVLTDRGLDAALSAVAARCTVPVSVEVDLPGRPAAAIEGIAYFTVSELLQNVSKHSRAARAWVDVWRRDDRLMLQVRDDGAGGADPAAGRGLAGLAERIDAVDGVLAVDSPSGGPTTVTAELPWRP; from the coding sequence ATGGCCTCCCTCCGTCCCCCCGCCGCCGTCCGCGCGCCCTTCGAGGGGCGCACCTGGCGCGAGTTCGGCTACGTCCTGACCGGGCTGCCGCTGAGCGTCCTGTCCTTCTCTCTCGCCGTCACCCTGGTCTCGGCCGGTGCCGGACTGCTCGTGACCTTCCTCGGCATCCCGGTCCTGGCCGGGGCGCTCACCGTCTGCCGGGGTTTCGGTGCGGTGGAGCGGGCGCGGGCGCGCGGGCTGCTGGGGCTCGACGTACGGGCTCCGGAGCCGGCGCGGGGGCGGACCGGCGGGGCCCTGTCGTGGATGGGCGCGACGCTGAAGAGCGGGGTGTCCTGGCGGCACCTGCTCTACGCGTTCGTGCACTTCCCGTGGGCGGTCTTCTCCTTCCCCGTGACGCTGGCGCTGTGGGCGTGGGGCTGGGGCCTGTTCACGTATCCGCTGTGGCAGTGGGTGTTCCCGATGTACGCGGGTCAGGACGGGCTCCAGGTGTACGGGGACGAGACGCACGCCCTCTACCTCGACTCCCCGTTCGAGATCGCCGTCACCTCTCTCGTGGGCCTGGTCTTCGTGCTCGTGTGGCCGTGGGTCACGCGGGGCCTGGTGGCGGTCGACCGGCTGATGGTGTCGGGGCTGCTCGGTCCGTCGCGGCTGGCCGACCGGGTCACGGAGCTGGAGTCGGACCGGGGCGTGGTCGTGGACACCGCCGCCGCCGACCTGCGCCGCATCGAACGCGACCTGCACGACGGCGCCCAGGCCCGGCTCGTCGCCCTCGCGATGGATCTGGGCCTGGCGAAGGAGCGGCTGGCACGGGATCCGCTGGCCGCGGCGGCGATGGTCGACGAGGCGCACGGCGAGGTCAAGCTCGCCCTCCAGGAGCTGCGCGACCTGGCCCGGGGCATCCACCCCGCCGTCCTCACCGACCGCGGCCTCGACGCCGCCCTCTCCGCCGTCGCCGCCCGCTGCACCGTCCCGGTGTCGGTGGAGGTGGACCTGCCGGGCCGGCCGGCCGCGGCGATCGAGGGCATCGCCTACTTCACCGTGTCCGAGCTGCTGCAGAACGTCTCCAAGCACTCCCGGGCCGCGCGGGCCTGGGTGGACGTGTGGCGCAGGGACGACCGGCTGATGCTCCAGGTACGGGACGACGGCGCGGGCGGTGCGGACCCGGCGGCGGGGCGCGGCCTCGCGGGCCTGGCGGAACGGATCGACGCGGTCGACGGCGTCCTGGCGGTCGACTCGCCCTCGGGCGGCCCGACGACGGTGACGGCGGAGCTGCCCTGGCGGCCCTGA